The following proteins are co-located in the Tripterygium wilfordii isolate XIE 37 chromosome 2, ASM1340144v1, whole genome shotgun sequence genome:
- the LOC120013387 gene encoding probable manganese-transporting ATPase PDR2 — protein sequence MSRFHVGGKVVDSVDLLKKKHWGWRLDVWPFAMLYGLWLIVIVPSIDFVDAAIVLGVFFALHVLVWLFTAWSVDFKCIAHYSKVNDIHQADACKITPAKFSGSKEVVPLYNREQLAGSSTLDDGKEIFFDFRKQHFIYSKERETFCKRPYPTKENIGYYLKSSGHGSEAKVVSAFERWGRNVFEYPQPTFQKLMKEQCMEPFFVFQVFCVGLWCLDEYWYYSLFTLFMLFMFESTMAKTRLKTLTELRRVRVDSQTLMVHRCGKWVKLSGTDLLPGDVVSIGRSSGQNEEDKAVPADMLLLAGSAIVNEAILTGESTPQWKVSIMGRGIEDKLSVRRDKTHVLYGGTKLLLHTPDKTFPLRTPDGGCLAVVLRTGFETSQGKLMRTILFSTERVTANNWESGLFILFLLIFALVAAAYVLVKGLEDPTRSKYKLFLSCSFIITSVIPPELPMELSMAVNTSLIALARRGIFCTEPFRIPFAGKVDICCFDKTGTLTSDDMEFSGVVGLSGSFALESDVTKLPARTLEILASCHALVFLDNKLVGDPLEKAALKGIDWSYKSDEKAVPKKGNGNVVQIVQRHHFASHLKRMAVVVRIQEEFFAFVKGAPETIQERLKDLPSSYVETYKKYTRQGSRVLALAFKSLPDMMVSEARSLDRDMVESGLTFAGFAVFNCPIRADSASILSELKNSSHDLVMITGDQALTACHVASQVHIVSKPALILNSSRNGEGYEWVSPDETDRIRYSDEEVETLSETHDLCIGGDCFEMLQQTSAALRVIPYAKVFARVAPEQKELIMTTLKTMGRMTLMCGDGTNDVGALKQAHVGVALLNAVPPSQSGNPSSQTSKGETAKPVKLKKSKPASDSTSHTAGNRHLTAVEMKQQKLKKMMDEMNEEADGRTAPMVKLGDASMASPFTAKHASVAPTTDIIRQGRSTLVTTLQMFKILGLNCLATAYVLSVMYLDGVKLGDVQATINGIFTAAFFLFISHARPLPTLSAERPHPNIFCAFVLLSLLGQFAIHLFFLASSVKEAEKYMPDECIEPDSDFHPNLVNTVSYMVNMMIQVATFAVNYMGHPFNQSISENKPFLYALVGAVGFFTAVTSDLFRDLNDYLKLVPLPPAFRNKLLFWALLMFLSCYAWERFLRWAFPGKIPDWKKRQRLAATNLEKKRI from the exons ATGTCGCGGTTCCATGTTGGAGGGAAGGTGGTGGATTCTGTTGATTTGTTGAAGAAGAAGCACTGGGGTTGGCGTCTGGATGTATGGCCTTTTGCCATGCTCTATGGTCTCTGGCTGATCGTTATTGTTCCTAGCATCGACTTTGTCGACGCCGCCATAGTTCTCGGTGTCTTCTTTGCTCTCCATGTCTTAGTCTGGCTTTTCACTGCTTGGTCTGTTGATTTCAAATGCATCGCACACTATTCTAAG GTTAACGATATTCATCAGGCGGATGCCTGCAAGATAACTCCTGCGAAATTCTCTGGCTCAAAGGAAGTTGTACCACTGTATAACCGTGAACAA CTGGCAGGATCTTCAACCCTGGATGATGGGAAGgagattttctttgattttagaAAGCAACACTTCATTTATTCAAAGGAGAGGGAGACCTTTTGCAAGCGTCCATATCCTACTAAGGAGAACATCGGTTACTATCTTAAAAGTTCTGGCCATGGCTCAGAAGCTAAAGTCGTTTCTGCTTTTGAAAGATGGGGACGAAATGT ATTTGAATATCCTCAGCCAACGTTCCAAAAATTAATGAAAGAGCAATGCATGGAGCCCTTCTTTGTATTTCAG GTTTTCTGCGTGGGTCTTTGGTGTTTGGATGAGTATTGGTATTACAGTTTGTTCACCCTATTTATGCTATTCATGTTTGAGTCAACTATGGCAAAAACGCGATTGAAAACTCTAACTGAGCTGAGGCGTGTCAGAGTGGATAGCCAGACATTAATGGTTCATCGTTGTGGGAA GTGGGTGAAGCTGTCTGGGACCGATCTTTTGCCTGGGGATGTTGTCTCCATTGGTCGTTCTTCTGGTCAGAATGAGGAAGATAAGGCAGTACCGGCTGACATGCTTTTATTAGCTGGTAGTGCCATTGTCAATGAGGCCATTCTCACAGGCGAGTCAACTCCACAATGGAAG GTTTCAATCATGGGTAGGGGAATTGAGGATAAGTTGTCAGTTAGGCGTGATAAAACTCATGTTTTATATGGTGGCACTAAATTGTTGCTACATACTCCAGATAAG acCTTTCCACTTAGAACCCCAGATGGTGGCTGCCTGGCTGTTGTTCTGCGAACTGGCTTTGAGACAAGTCAAGGAAAGCTAATGAGGACTATTTTATTCTCCACAGAGAGG GTTACGGCTAACAATTGGGAAAGTGGgctcttcattctttttttgcTCATATTTGCATTGGTTGCAGCTGCTTACGTACTTGTTAAG GGGCTGGAGGATCCCACAAGAAGCAAGTACAAGCTTTTTCTAAGTTGTTCATTTATTATTACTTCAGTGATCCCCCCTGAGCTGCCAATGGAATTGTCAATGGCTGTTAATACATCTCTGATTGCTCTGGCACGACGTGGAATATTTTGTACAGAACCTTTTCGGATTCCATTTGCTGGAAAG GTAGACATATGTTGCTTTGATAAAACTGGGACCCTCACATCAGATGACATG gAGTTTTCTGGAGTGGTTGGTTTGAGTGGAAGTTTCGCTTTGGAATCTGATGTGACTAAGCTACCTGCCCGCACATTGGAAATTCTGGCTTCTTGTCATGCATTAGTGTTTCTGGACAATAAGCTG GTTGGTGATCCTCTTGAGAAGGCTGCACTTAAAGGAATAGATTGGAGTTATAAATCTGATGAGAAGGCTGTCCCAAAAAA GGGGAATGGCAATGTTGTGCAGATTGTTCAGAGACACCATTTCGCATCCCACTTAAAACGAATGGCTGTTGTTGTCCGTATTCAGGAAGAATTTTTTGCTTTCGTGAAG GGTGCTCCGGAGACCATCCAGGAACGGCTCAAGGATTTGCCATCATCATATGTTGAGACCTACAAGAAATATACTCGTCAGGGGTCTCGTGTTCTGGCGCTTGCTTTTAAGTCCCTCCCTGACATGATG GTTAGTGAAGCTAGAAGCTTGGATAGAGATATGGTGGAGAGTGGCCTTACTTTTGCTGGTTTTGCG GTATTTAATTGTCCTATAAGAGCTGATTCAGCCTCTATTCTGTCAGAATTAAAAAATTCATCACATGACTTG GTGATGATCACTGGGGACCAAGCTTTGACAGCTTGCCATGTTGCTAGCCAAGTGCACATTGTATCAAAACCAGCATTGATTCTTAATTCATCAAGGAATGGTGAAGGTTATGAGTGGGTATCACCTGATGAGACTGACAGGATTCGCTACAG TGATGAGGAGGTTGAGACTCTGTCTGAGACCCATGATCTCTGCATCGGAGGTGACTGCTTTGAAATGTTACAACAGACTTCTGCTGCTCTTCGAGTCATTCCTTATGCAAAG GTTTTTGCAAGAGTTGCACCTGAACAAAAAGAGCTAATCATGACAACTTTAAAAACCATGGGAAGAATGACACTGATGTGTGGTGATGGGACAAACGATGTTGGAGCGCTAAAACAG GCCCACGTAGGAGTTGCTCTGCTGAATGCAGTGCCACCTAGTCAAAGTGGAAACCCATCATCTCAGACATCAAAAGGCGAGACTGCAAAGCCTGTCAAGTTGAAGAAATCGAAACCTGCATCAGATTCCACCAGTCATACTGCTGGTAATCGCCACCTGACTGCTGTAGAGATGAAACAACAGAAGCTAAAGAAGATGATGGATGAGATGAATGAAGAGGCAGATGGTCGCACAGCTCCTATGGTCAAGCTTGGGGATGCCTCGATGGCATCACCATTCACTGCGAAGCATGCATCAGTCGCCCCCACTACAGATATAATTCGTCAGGGTCGTAGTACTCTGGTGACTACTCTGCAGATGTTCAAGATTCTTGGCCTTAACTGCCTTGCTACTGCTTATGTGCTGAGTGTTATGTATCTGGATGGTGTCAAGCTTGGTGATGTCCAGGCTACAATAAATGGTATCTTTACAGCTGCGTTTTTCTTGTTTATCTCTCATGCTCGCCCTCTTCCCACCCTCTCAGCTGAGCGGCCGCACCCCAACATTTTCTGCGCCTTTGTCTTACTTTCTCTACTGGGGCAGTTTGCGATCCACCTATTTTTCTTGGCTTCATCTGTAAAAGAGGCTGAGAAGTACATGCCTGATGAATGTATTGAGCCGGACTCAGATTTTCATCCCAACTTGGTGAATACAGTTTCGTACATGGTGAACATGATGATTCAGGTAGCCACCTTTGCTGTGAACTACATGGGCCATCCTTTCAACCAGAGCATCTCAGAAAACAAACCATTCTTGTATGCTCTCGTGGGTGCTGTAGGTTTCTTCACGGCTGTTACATCTGATCTATTCAGGGACCTGAATGACTACTTAAAATTGGTGCCTTTGCCACCGGCATTCAGGAATAAGTTACTGTTTTGGGCTCTTCTCATGTTTCTGAGCTGCTACGCGTGGGAGAGATTTTTGAGATGGGCATTCCCTGGGAAAATTCCAGATTGGAAGAAACGACAACGTCTGGCTGCTACTAATTTGGAAAAGAAACGGATCTGA